In a genomic window of Saccharomyces paradoxus chromosome X, complete sequence:
- the BFA1 gene encoding Bfa1p (Component of the GTPase-activating Bfa1p-Bub2p complex~similar to YJR053W) — protein sequence MSIRPLTLTGLEEPETSFEELNTTLPRFQSHETLTLEKNAPPLGTSTYIPTPSSVGTSDTGTVFSNSAGAFWSNKQADDDQDMEVDQDDEFLNDFQEFQNKKDDFDDAIKTNFHLRNRCGTASFKNDVFAEEFDRKLSFEDRPRLKQPRSMMELKPKRKLSNSVTSRNLRTSNSVRFKKSMPNLALVNPAIREEEDDEEHDRDEQRIFGYKNDDHTQDTILAKFSSDDEGDFLTGFEGLKGEAIDETISSNDKRSAEQPPFLQKKSSSSLPLKISPAQYDIVKHDELLTPGLHRRQREWNTQQELDSFREKRPIRHYFNQNVQLNGPAKIKTIKQQIDHNTPMKKGSMIYNPKTMKWEGNENVLNKFSDVDTANKKALLIKNKLQRDADFKKQKYSDLQHSRATSRNQKVVGNMILDEQNLRWVSFSEEEPDPFAGIPEINLPPVGKTMKKRSSSPFLRSQSQVNPPFPSNDNIGGYQSTAAQARLRKYHSMRTLNSTTNGPELNSTFHLSSRALEKFYHEENRWCKKLAPWFIPQDETIISVDEETIMDESTVSSKRKSYMYEIRNMVINSTKD from the coding sequence ATGTCAATCAGGCCTCTCACGCTAACGGGTTTAGAGGAGCCGGAAACCTCTTTCGAAGAACTGAATACAACGCTACCTCGATTTCAATCCCATGAAACATTGacattagaaaaaaatgcgcCACCATTGGGTACATCAACTTATATACCGACTCCGTCCTCAGTAGGTACGTCTGACACTGGCACGGTTTTTTCTAACAGTGCTGGTGCGTTCTGGTCTAATAAGCAAGCTGACGATGATCAAGATATGGAAGTAGACCAGGATGATGAGTTTTTAAACGACTTCCAGgaatttcaaaacaaaaaggatGATTTTGACGATGCTATTAAAACGAATTTTCATTTGAGAAACAGGTGTGGGACTGCTTCTTTCAAGAACGATGTTTTCGCAGAAGAGTTTGATAGAAAACTGAGTTTTGAAGATAGACCAAGGCTGAAGCAACCTAGATCAATGATGGAGttgaaaccaaaaagaaaactatcGAATAGCGTAACTTCAAGAAACTTAAGGACCAGTAATTCTGTAAGGTTTAAGAAATCTATGCCAAACCTAGCTTTAGTCAATCCAGCGAttagagaagaagaagacgatgaGGAGCACGACAGAGATGAACAGCGAATATTTGGCTACAAAAATGATGATCATACGCAAGACACAATTCTGGCGAAATTCAgttctgatgatgaaggtGACTTTCTAACAGGATTTGAAGGGCTGAAGGGTGAAGCAATTGATGAAACGATTTCTTCGAACGATAAAAGGAGCGCCGAGCAACCCCCTTTCTTACAAAAAAAGTCCTCCTCATCTTTGCCATTAAAGATATCGCCTGCACAATATGATATAGTAAAACACGACGAATTATTAACTCCGGGTCTTCATAGGCGACAACGAGAATGGAATACCCAGCAGGAACTGGACTCTTTTAGAGAAAAACGGCCAATAAGACACTATTTCAATCAAAATGTTCAACTCAACGGCCCAGCTAAAATTAAAACCATAAAACAGCAAATTGATCATAATACTCCAATGAAGAAGGGTTCCATGATATATAACCCGAAGACTATGAAGTGGgaaggaaatgaaaatgttttgaacaaattTAGCGATGTGGATACAGCGAACAAGAAGGCTCTGTTGATAAAAAACAAGCTGCAACGAGACGCTGATTTtaagaagcaaaaatacTCTGATCTACAGCATTCAAGAGCTACTTCGAGGAATCAAAAGGTCGTTGGGAACATGATTCTGGACGAACAAAACTTAAGATGGGTTAGCTTTTCAGAGGAAGAACCAGACCCTTTTGCAGGCATTCCTGAGATAAACTTACCACCGGTTGGCAAAACCATGAAAAAACGCAGCTCCTCACCATTTTTGCGTTCTCAAAGCCAAGTTAACCCACcatttccttcaaatgACAATATTGGCGGTTATCAAAGTACGGCCGCTCAAGCAAGACTCCGTAAATACCATTCAATGAGAACACTTAACAGTACAACAAATGGTCCAGAACTAAATTCCACTTTCCATTTGAGTTCAAGGGcattagaaaaattttaccaCGAGGAGAACAGGTGGTGCAAAAAATTGGCCCCATGGTTTATACCGCAAGATGAGACCATTATCAGtgttgatgaagaaacTATCATGGATGAAAGTACAGTTAGTAGTAAGAGAAAATCCTACATGTACGAAATTAGGAACATGGTAATTAATTCAACAAAAGATTAG
- the HIT1 gene encoding Hit1p (Protein involved in C/D snoRNP assembly~similar to YJR055W): MAAALVKCGICHDGDGKYKCPRCGVRYCSLKCYKDATKHVHEESEQPEASIKANAEVLNKDNFIDGTPAMKKTLKTKAFDDIYQNNAQLQELLKYNTVKFHLTKVYRILSSSVKDGSSGKMNSDLQKELAVNYLNTLRYGGIHYNEAIEEFCQILLDRLNTVKK; encoded by the coding sequence ATGGCAGCAGCTCTAGTTAAATGTGGCATATGCCACGATGGTGatggaaaatataaatGTCCCAGGTGTGGTGTGCGATATTGTTCCTTGAAATGCTATAAAGATGCTACAAAGCACGTTCATGAGGAAAGCGAACAACCCGAGGCTAGTATAAAAGCTAATGCGGAGGTTTTGAACAAGGATAATTTCATAGATGGTACACCTgcaatgaagaaaactttaaaGACAAAAGCATTCGATGATATATATCAAAATAATGCTCAATTACAAGAGCTGTTGAAGTACAATACGGTGAAGTTTCACTTGACAAAGGTTTATAGAATTTTATCTAGTAGCGTTAAGGATGGAAGTTCTGGAAAAATGAACAGCGATCTGCAAAAAGAATTAGCTGTAAATTATCTGAATACATTACGATATGGTGGTATACATTATAATGAAGCAATCGAGGAATTTTGCCAGATTCTATTAGATAGGTTAAACACAGTTAAGAAGTAG
- the KCH1 gene encoding Kch1p (Potassium transporter that mediates K+ influx~similar to YJR054W): protein MFNHDWKYSINSKTFADLNIELFRNHKFKTVLNYLIGVVGWNGLKVALFVSDVYTCIKLLAFNSWSNNIIKPYLSFKISKWLFSGCILASIVLLIWEAIAGMRIYRTGNISLTYVNNFSRNLNSVLNYSKFCVYNMIERKGFRQKMTFFTFFQLKDCIRLIFTDTPRQVINGLTLWSVLVTVNKNEDLGDLESFTGLINKIKNIGQTNHEEAVILSLMLFSFIIWALFVFKFLLAIVCSIFVYYKIINDQQYSGLREYICVTVSENVDELVERQRKKENDNTIYKTGLLESQTFDDFKEVENTVESSFNDTSYTSNNDSTIELIERRPECISQDACGPISTMKKTETMESFVDNSNPQYATRFSAILDSPYINSYNGNNIEKTKTQKRSVVDTPKYEDLSSSGNFNQIPFTTRLLKSTTSTEFRQPLDSIPNTSNNLQKLNSNSSRPRPPRLQTSGLMNLNAASNDNERIYTPMKAYFREADLPRKGLLEDEDRAFFYT, encoded by the coding sequence ATGTTTAACCATGATTGGAAGTACTCCATTAATTCTAAGACTTTCGCTGACCTAAACATTGAATTATTCCGAAACCACAAGTTTAAAACTGTTTTAAATTATCTAATAGGTGTAGTTGGGTGGAATGGATTGAAAGTGGctctttttgtttctgACGTTTACACATGTATTAAATTATTGGCATTCAACTCCTGGTCAAATAACATCATCAAGCCATACTtatctttcaaaatatccaaaTGGTTGTTTAGTGGCTGTATTTTAGCATCCATTGTACTATTGATATGGGAGGCTATAGCAGGGATGAGGATTTACAGAACGGGAAATATCTCATTGACTTATGtcaacaatttttccaGAAACCTAAATTCAGTGCTCAATTATTCCAAGTTTTGTGTTTATAATATGATCGAACGAAAAGGTTTTCGACAAAAAAtgactttttttacttttttccaACTAAAAGATTGTATCAGGTTAATTTTCACGGATACTCCAAGGCAAGTTATCAATGGTCTTACACTATGGTCAGTTCTCGTGACAGTGAATAAAAACGAGGATCTAGGCGACCTGGAATCATTTACTGGCTtaatcaacaaaataaagaacaTTGGTCAGACTAATCATGAAGAAGCAGTGATATTGTCGCTCATGCTGTTTTCGTTCATCATTTGGgctttatttgttttcaagTTCTTGCTTGCTATCGTTTGCTCGATTTTTGTCTATTATAAAATAATCAATGACCAGCAATACAGCGGGTTGCGTGAATATATTTGTGTTACCGTCAGCGAGAATGTTGATGAACTTGTTGAAagacaaaggaaaaaggaaaatgataacACAATTTATAAGACAGGCCTACTCGAATCCCAGACTTTTGATGACTttaaagaagttgaaaatacAGTCGAGTCGTCTTTTAATGATACATCATACACCTCTAATAACGATTCTACGATTGAACTAATAGAGAGAAGGCCTGAATGTATAAGTCAAGATGCATGTGGGCCTATTTCcacaatgaaaaaaacagaaacaATGGAATCGTTTGTCGATAATTCCAATCCACAATATGCCACTAGATTTTCTGCAATTTTAGACTCACCATATATCAATAGCTACAATGGCAATAATAtagagaaaacaaaaacgcaaaaaagaagcgTTGTAGATACTCCGAAGTATGAGGATTTGTCTTCCTCTGGAAATTTTAACCAAATACCCTTTACTACTAGGTTATTAAAATCTACAACTTCTACGGAATTTCGTCAGCCATTAGATTCAATACCAAATACGAGTAACAACCtccaaaaattgaataGTAACAGTAGTAGACCTAGACCACCTCGCTTACAGACAAGCggtttgatgaatttgaacGCTGCTTcaaatgataatgaaagGATTTATACTCCAATGAAGGCGTACTTCAGGGAAGCTGATCTTCCGAGGAAAGGTTTGctagaagatgaagatcGTGCATTCTTTTATACTTAA